One Brachyspira pilosicoli P43/6/78 genomic window carries:
- a CDS encoding OmpA family protein: MATIKFGKKAKKAGDKAQVPGPSAPLWLQTYGDFVTLVLTFFVLLLSTMSESISDSTMQLLATAFQGSFGNLSGGVTLSQSKLVAGGANVDALPAMDRGYSMGRSVDKAVSVLESEIKNNKVRVSEDERGFVITLGADQYFESASTNIVNTQNNTETFIKIASVLSTLPNDIRIEGHTDSGAILEGSITEQWFGNNWGLSTARAIVVLEKLFESDQTGKLDINKYSVAGYADTRPVASNDLPDGRALNRRVDIVVVRNDVTYYNQK; this comes from the coding sequence ATGGCTACTATTAAATTTGGTAAAAAAGCTAAAAAAGCTGGTGATAAAGCACAAGTACCAGGTCCTTCTGCTCCATTATGGCTTCAAACATATGGAGACTTCGTTACTTTGGTACTTACGTTCTTCGTATTACTGCTTTCTACTATGTCTGAATCTATTAGTGATTCTACTATGCAATTATTAGCTACTGCTTTTCAGGGCTCTTTCGGTAATTTATCTGGAGGGGTTACTTTATCGCAGAGTAAATTAGTTGCTGGTGGTGCTAATGTAGATGCTTTGCCTGCTATGGACAGAGGATACTCTATGGGCAGAAGTGTGGATAAAGCAGTATCAGTATTAGAATCAGAAATAAAAAACAATAAAGTAAGAGTATCTGAAGATGAAAGAGGTTTTGTTATCACATTAGGAGCAGACCAATATTTTGAATCAGCTTCTACAAATATAGTAAACACTCAAAATAATACAGAAACTTTTATAAAAATAGCTTCAGTACTTAGCACATTACCAAATGATATTAGAATAGAAGGTCATACAGACTCTGGTGCAATATTAGAAGGAAGTATTACAGAACAATGGTTTGGAAACAACTGGGGGCTTTCTACTGCAAGAGCTATTGTTGTATTAGAAAAATTATTTGAAAGCGACCAAACAGGAAAGTTAGATATAAATAAATATTCTGTTGCGGGTTATGCTGATACTAGACCGGTTGCGTCTAATGATTTGCCAGATGGAAGAGCTTTAAATAGAAGAGTTGATATAGTTGTAGTTCGTAATGATGTAACTTACTATAATCAAAAATAA
- a CDS encoding class I SAM-dependent methyltransferase: MIVARDWKDYKILDAGNGEKFENIGGFLVSRPDSQIIWQKQLNKWNNLDAIYHRSDKGGGYWQYINSPKENFIIKYKDLSFKIEFTNFKHIGLFPEQAVNWQFIIDKIKEKKSSTHKNKEIKALNLFAYTGGATVACAYADCDEIVHVDAYKKNCWTC; this comes from the coding sequence ATGATTGTAGCAAGAGATTGGAAAGATTATAAAATTTTAGATGCTGGAAATGGCGAAAAATTTGAGAATATAGGAGGATTTTTAGTATCGCGTCCTGATTCTCAAATTATTTGGCAAAAACAATTAAATAAATGGAATAATTTAGATGCCATATATCATCGCTCTGATAAGGGAGGCGGTTATTGGCAATATATTAACAGTCCAAAAGAAAACTTTATCATAAAATATAAAGACTTATCATTTAAAATAGAGTTCACAAACTTCAAACATATTGGGCTTTTTCCTGAACAGGCTGTTAATTGGCAATTTATAATAGATAAAATCAAAGAAAAAAAATCATCTACTCATAAAAATAAAGAAATAAAAGCTCTTAATTTATTTGCATATACAGGAGGAGCTACTGTAGCTTGTGCTTATGCAGATTGTGATGAAATAGTGCATGTTGATGCTTACAAAAAAAATTGTTGGACATGCTAA